A genome region from Acinetobacter lwoffii includes the following:
- a CDS encoding AEC family transporter, whose product MIFAVIVPIFLLLALGYLTVKSQVLSKEQVGTVGAFVIKVALPLLFFQSLASKDLHEIWYFEYFAVYSSVTLLLYGSGFWIMRRHFQNTHSQSAVLSLGAAMSNTGLIGTAVLSLLIGQQAMTYTSLVVIIESVLLIPLVLVMAALGTQHQANLGAILKSVLLTLLKNPLFMGVMLGMACAVFQIKIPVYLDQVFALIGQTASPLALFAIGGGIVGMSLKYVNLQSFYLVFSSNIMMPLLMYLGLSQLTDLSQEMVHAGTLIAALPMPTIFGMLGQAYGLNDRTLTPLLMSTIAGFIVTSGLIALWWG is encoded by the coding sequence ATGATTTTTGCGGTCATTGTGCCCATATTTTTATTATTGGCACTGGGTTATCTGACTGTAAAGAGTCAAGTGTTAAGCAAAGAGCAGGTTGGGACGGTCGGTGCTTTTGTCATTAAAGTGGCCTTGCCCTTGCTGTTCTTTCAGTCCCTTGCCTCCAAAGACCTGCATGAAATCTGGTATTTTGAATACTTTGCCGTGTACAGCAGTGTGACCTTGCTGCTCTATGGTAGCGGCTTCTGGATTATGCGCCGTCATTTTCAGAATACGCATTCGCAAAGTGCAGTGCTGTCGTTGGGCGCTGCAATGTCAAATACTGGCCTGATTGGTACGGCTGTGCTCAGCTTATTGATCGGGCAACAGGCGATGACCTATACCTCTCTGGTGGTCATCATTGAAAGCGTGTTGCTGATTCCGCTGGTGCTGGTCATGGCTGCGCTGGGCACACAACATCAGGCAAATCTTGGCGCCATTTTGAAAAGTGTACTGCTGACCTTGCTGAAGAATCCCTTATTTATGGGGGTCATGCTCGGCATGGCCTGTGCGGTTTTCCAGATTAAAATTCCAGTCTATCTCGATCAGGTCTTCGCCTTGATTGGTCAGACGGCCTCACCATTGGCCTTGTTTGCCATTGGCGGCGGGATCGTAGGAATGAGTCTGAAATATGTCAATCTGCAAAGTTTCTATCTGGTATTTTCCAGCAATATCATGATGCCGTTATTGATGTATCTGGGACTGAGCCAGTTAACTGATTTAAGTCAGGAAATGGTCCATGCTGGTACGCTCATTGCAGCTTTGCCGATGCCGACGATTTTTGGCATGTTGGGACAGGCGTATGGTCTGAATGATCGAACTTTAACGCCATTGTTGATGAGTACCATTGCCGGTTTTATCGTGACCAGTGGCTTAATTGCCTTGTGGTGGGGATAA
- the mutM gene encoding bifunctional DNA-formamidopyrimidine glycosylase/DNA-(apurinic or apyrimidinic site) lyase: protein MPELPEVETTKTSLLPLLEQRVKRVEVRQSSLRWPIPENIEKLVGQKLLKLTRRSKYILAEFEHDTMLWHLGMSGSFRLCDGNEELRKHDHLIIQFDDIELRYHDPRRFGCILWLDAQSQSKLIDTLGPEPLSENFNAEYLFEKLKNKNVGTKVAIMDNHVVVGVGNIYATESLFNLGIHPAQPASTLSLVQIEKLVLEIKRILKQAIDLGGSTLRDYTNAMGENGYFQQTLLAYGRAGEMCVNCETTLENIKLGQRASVFCPECQPLKKIQLPVKKVATVRGKKS from the coding sequence ATGCCTGAATTACCAGAAGTTGAAACCACCAAAACCAGTTTATTGCCTTTATTAGAGCAACGCGTAAAACGTGTTGAAGTACGTCAGTCAAGTTTGCGCTGGCCTATTCCGGAGAATATAGAAAAGCTGGTGGGGCAAAAATTACTGAAGCTCACTCGCCGTTCTAAATATATTCTGGCGGAGTTTGAACACGACACCATGCTCTGGCATTTAGGCATGTCGGGGAGTTTCCGTCTATGCGATGGCAATGAAGAATTACGTAAACATGATCATCTGATCATTCAGTTTGATGATATCGAACTGCGTTATCATGACCCTCGCCGTTTTGGTTGCATTCTTTGGCTGGATGCACAATCACAAAGCAAATTGATTGACACGCTGGGGCCAGAACCCTTAAGCGAGAACTTTAATGCCGAGTATTTATTTGAAAAATTGAAGAATAAAAATGTTGGCACCAAAGTTGCAATTATGGATAATCATGTGGTGGTGGGCGTAGGCAATATTTATGCGACCGAAAGTCTGTTTAATCTGGGGATTCATCCGGCACAACCGGCCTCGACTTTAAGCTTGGTGCAGATTGAAAAGCTAGTACTGGAAATCAAGCGTATCTTGAAACAGGCAATTGATCTGGGTGGTTCAACCTTAAGAGACTACACCAATGCCATGGGCGAAAATGGCTATTTTCAGCAAACCCTGTTGGCTTATGGCCGTGCCGGTGAGATGTGCGTGAACTGCGAGACCACGCTTGAAAATATCAAATTGGGACAACGGGCTTCTGTTTTTTGTCCTGAATGCCAACCTTTGAAAAAGATCCAGCTCCCTGTCAAAAAAGTGGCAACTGTACGAGGGAAAAAGTCATGA
- a CDS encoding carbohydrate porin, with protein MKYLGLALLPLMAAMTTAQAESAFDPQGQYLLGDWNGQRTELAQQGIKFEANLLTDTAYLADGGRNEGADPLTSAQLWLGTQLDMEKLAGWNGVTVRAVMSARQGQSTSVRDLQDPSAPQLANVQGTFGRGNQDSRLSELSIEKNYKEQGLSIKAGRLGLGMDFNVMACDFASTAFCAAQMGKWQGNIWMNTPVAQWGARVKQQLNPELAVQVGVYEFNPDNGNGAKEGQGWSLDTDHADGVTIPAEVIWTPKSLVNGLPGSYRVGGMYNTADDVANQKDIANPTDAKNRTFAGWLAVEQQLTSTGQGRQGLHSFANFTWHDRDTNKVDNSQQIGLKYIGLADSQPNDILGLAVNRVHVNDRFADSRPAFNADAEYNIELNYSYNTTKWLMLRPNLQYVINPGSSNNVDDALVLGLTTRIIF; from the coding sequence ATGAAATATTTAGGTCTAGCTCTATTGCCTTTAATGGCTGCCATGACAACCGCTCAGGCGGAATCTGCATTTGATCCACAAGGTCAATATTTACTGGGTGACTGGAATGGTCAACGTACAGAACTGGCCCAACAGGGAATTAAATTTGAAGCTAATCTGTTAACCGATACCGCCTATCTTGCTGATGGTGGTCGTAATGAGGGCGCAGATCCATTAACTTCTGCCCAATTATGGCTAGGTACTCAACTGGACATGGAAAAGCTGGCAGGATGGAATGGCGTCACCGTACGTGCCGTGATGAGTGCACGTCAGGGTCAAAGTACCTCTGTCCGTGACTTGCAGGATCCTAGTGCACCGCAACTGGCCAATGTACAAGGTACTTTCGGACGTGGTAATCAGGATAGCCGTCTGAGCGAGCTGTCTATTGAAAAGAATTATAAAGAGCAGGGACTCAGTATTAAGGCGGGTCGTCTTGGTCTGGGCATGGACTTTAATGTCATGGCTTGTGATTTTGCCAGTACTGCATTTTGTGCAGCGCAAATGGGAAAATGGCAGGGCAATATCTGGATGAATACGCCTGTAGCACAATGGGGTGCGCGCGTGAAGCAGCAACTCAATCCTGAACTTGCCGTACAAGTCGGTGTGTATGAGTTTAATCCGGATAATGGTAATGGCGCTAAAGAAGGTCAAGGCTGGAGTCTGGATACCGACCATGCAGATGGCGTGACAATTCCAGCAGAAGTAATCTGGACACCGAAATCATTAGTGAATGGCCTGCCAGGCAGCTACCGGGTTGGCGGGATGTACAATACGGCCGATGATGTTGCCAACCAAAAGGATATTGCCAATCCTACTGATGCCAAAAACCGTACCTTTGCCGGCTGGTTAGCTGTAGAGCAACAGTTAACGTCTACAGGTCAGGGCCGTCAGGGTTTGCATTCATTTGCCAACTTTACCTGGCATGACCGCGATACCAATAAAGTGGATAATTCACAACAAATCGGTTTGAAATATATCGGTCTTGCGGACAGTCAACCGAACGACATTTTAGGTCTGGCGGTCAACCGTGTGCATGTGAATGATCGCTTTGCTGATTCACGGCCAGCTTTCAATGCTGATGCAGAATACAATATTGAACTGAACTATAGCTATAACACAACAAAGTGGCTGATGCTGCGTCCAAACCTGCAATATGTCATTAATCCAGGTTCAAGCAACAATGTGGATGATGCACTGGTACTTGGTTTGACTACACGAATCATCTTCTAA
- the typA gene encoding translational GTPase TypA codes for MSDIKTLRNIAIIAHVDHGKTTLVDKLLQQSGALGDRAGEIERVMDSGAIESERGITILAKNTAIKWLDERTNTEYRINIVDTPGHADFGGEVERVMSMVDCVLLLVDSQEGPMPQTRFVTQKAFARGLKPIVIINKVDKPSARPDWVIDQVFDLFDNLGASDEQLDFPVVYASGLRGVAGPSPEELAEDMTPLFQTIVDIVEPPAVDVDGPFQMQVSSLDYNSFVGVIGIGRIQRGSVKLNTQVTVIDKDGKTRNGRILKIMGYHGLDRVDVEEASAGDIVCVTGIDALNISDTICDPKNVEALPPLSVDEPTVSMTFQVNNSPFAGKEGKFVTSRNIRERLDRELIHNVALRVEDTDSPDRFKVSGRGELHLSVLIENMRREGFEMGVSRPQVIIKEIDGEKQEPYENVTFDVEEQHQGAVMEQMGHRKGEMTNMEVDGKGRIRIEATVPSRGLIGFRSEFLTMTSGTGIMTSSFSHYGPMKQGTVAKRQNGVLISMVQGTCLGYALFTLQDRGRLFAKPQLEVYEGMIIGINSRSDDMTVNPTKAKQLTNVRASGTDDALTLVPAIEYTLEQALEFIEDDELVEVTPKSIRIRKRFLTENERKRNRSGK; via the coding sequence ATGTCAGATATTAAAACTCTCCGTAACATCGCCATTATTGCGCACGTCGATCATGGTAAAACCACTCTTGTAGACAAACTTTTGCAACAATCAGGTGCTCTCGGTGATCGCGCGGGTGAGATCGAGCGTGTCATGGATTCTGGCGCTATTGAAAGCGAACGTGGTATTACCATTCTTGCAAAAAACACTGCAATCAAATGGTTAGATGAACGTACCAATACTGAATACCGCATTAACATCGTGGATACCCCGGGACACGCCGACTTCGGTGGTGAAGTTGAACGTGTAATGTCGATGGTTGACTGCGTACTTCTTCTTGTAGACTCACAAGAAGGCCCGATGCCACAAACTCGTTTCGTAACGCAAAAAGCGTTCGCACGTGGTTTGAAACCAATCGTGATTATTAACAAAGTCGACAAGCCAAGCGCGCGTCCAGACTGGGTAATTGACCAAGTATTTGATTTGTTCGATAACTTAGGTGCTTCTGACGAACAGTTAGACTTCCCAGTTGTTTATGCTTCAGGCCTTCGTGGTGTTGCTGGTCCTTCTCCAGAAGAACTTGCTGAAGACATGACTCCGTTGTTCCAAACGATCGTAGACATCGTTGAACCACCAGCAGTTGATGTTGATGGTCCATTCCAAATGCAAGTATCTTCACTTGACTATAACAGCTTCGTAGGCGTTATCGGTATTGGTCGTATCCAACGCGGTTCAGTGAAATTAAACACACAAGTAACTGTAATCGATAAAGATGGCAAAACACGTAACGGCCGTATCTTAAAAATCATGGGTTATCATGGTCTAGATCGCGTTGACGTTGAAGAAGCTTCTGCAGGCGATATCGTTTGTGTAACGGGTATCGATGCACTCAACATTTCTGACACCATCTGTGATCCGAAAAATGTTGAAGCTTTACCGCCATTGTCTGTAGATGAACCTACAGTATCGATGACATTCCAGGTAAACAACTCACCGTTTGCTGGTAAAGAAGGTAAGTTCGTAACTTCACGTAATATCCGTGAACGTCTAGACCGCGAATTGATTCACAACGTAGCATTACGTGTTGAAGATACTGACAGTCCAGACCGTTTCAAAGTATCTGGTCGTGGTGAGCTTCACCTTTCAGTTCTTATTGAAAACATGCGTCGCGAAGGCTTCGAAATGGGCGTATCTCGTCCACAAGTAATCATTAAAGAAATTGATGGTGAAAAACAAGAGCCATACGAAAACGTTACTTTTGACGTTGAAGAACAGCACCAAGGCGCTGTAATGGAACAAATGGGTCATCGTAAAGGCGAAATGACCAATATGGAAGTTGACGGTAAAGGCCGTATCCGTATTGAAGCAACTGTTCCTTCACGCGGTCTGATTGGTTTCCGTTCTGAATTCCTGACCATGACTTCTGGTACAGGGATCATGACGTCTAGCTTCTCGCACTACGGTCCAATGAAGCAAGGTACTGTTGCGAAACGTCAAAACGGTGTGTTGATTTCAATGGTTCAAGGTACTTGCCTGGGCTATGCACTGTTCACACTTCAAGACCGTGGTCGTCTATTTGCGAAACCACAGTTAGAAGTTTATGAAGGTATGATCATCGGTATTAACTCTCGTTCAGACGACATGACAGTTAACCCGACTAAAGCAAAACAGTTAACCAACGTACGTGCTTCTGGTACTGATGATGCGTTAACGCTGGTTCCTGCGATTGAATATACACTTGAGCAAGCGCTTGAGTTTATTGAAGATGATGAACTAGTAGAAGTAACACCTAAGTCAATCCGTATCCGTAAGCGTTTCTTGACTGAAAACGAACGTAAACGTAACCGTTCAGGTAAATAA
- a CDS encoding peptidylprolyl isomerase, protein MKTAIVRHILVKDKETAEQLKKKILSGADFNKIAKQYSTCNSAKRGGELGEVKKGQLVPVIDKLVFTAAERVLHGPVKSQFGFHLVEIKFRMDF, encoded by the coding sequence ATGAAAACAGCCATTGTGCGTCATATTCTGGTTAAAGATAAAGAAACTGCTGAACAGCTTAAAAAGAAGATTTTAAGTGGCGCCGACTTCAATAAAATCGCCAAACAATATTCAACCTGTAATTCTGCCAAACGTGGCGGTGAGCTAGGTGAAGTGAAGAAAGGCCAGCTGGTTCCAGTGATTGATAAATTGGTATTTACTGCCGCTGAACGTGTATTACATGGTCCGGTCAAAAGCCAGTTTGGTTTTCATTTGGTCGAAATCAAGTTTCGGATGGATTTTTAA
- a CDS encoding NADH:flavin oxidoreductase/NADH oxidase, translating into MALLFQPIQFGSLQLQNKIVIAPMCQYSATEQGEITYWHEQQWANYALSGAGLCIVEATAVQPEGRISYADLGLWNNEQAKQIKTLLEKVKSISPMPFAIQLAHAGRKASTDKPWAGKGQFKPDEAHGWQTVSASDIPFQADEHPPKALSQSEIEQVIADFAESAKRAVDAGFDLIELHAAHGYLLHQFMSPLSNKRDDQYGGSLENRIRLTLEVLQAMKAAVPEGYPIGVRISASDWMDQPDSWTIDSSVELSKALEAAGAAYIHISSAGLHVKQNIDVKPNYQVPFADAIKKVVNIPVIAVGLITEAKQAEDILQKGQADAIALARAILYDPHWPWHAAAALDEKIKISPQYLRCAPHGLNHLFEPF; encoded by the coding sequence GTGGCATTACTATTTCAACCTATTCAATTTGGATCACTGCAACTTCAAAATAAAATCGTAATTGCGCCGATGTGTCAGTACTCTGCAACAGAGCAGGGGGAAATTACCTATTGGCACGAGCAGCAATGGGCCAACTATGCCTTATCGGGTGCAGGTTTATGTATCGTCGAAGCGACTGCGGTACAGCCAGAAGGCCGGATTAGTTATGCCGATCTGGGCTTGTGGAATAACGAACAGGCAAAGCAGATCAAGACCTTACTGGAAAAAGTCAAATCCATTTCCCCGATGCCTTTTGCGATTCAACTCGCACATGCAGGGCGTAAAGCTTCAACAGATAAACCATGGGCAGGTAAAGGTCAGTTTAAGCCGGATGAAGCACATGGCTGGCAAACTGTTTCTGCCAGTGATATTCCTTTTCAGGCCGATGAACATCCACCCAAAGCCTTAAGCCAGTCGGAAATTGAGCAGGTCATTGCTGACTTTGCAGAAAGTGCCAAACGTGCAGTTGATGCCGGTTTTGACCTGATTGAGCTGCATGCAGCGCATGGTTATTTACTGCATCAGTTCATGTCACCACTTTCAAATAAACGTGATGATCAGTATGGCGGTTCACTGGAAAACCGGATTCGCCTGACTCTGGAAGTATTACAAGCCATGAAAGCGGCGGTTCCAGAAGGTTATCCAATTGGAGTGCGTATTTCAGCCAGCGACTGGATGGATCAGCCAGACAGCTGGACCATTGATTCTTCAGTTGAATTGTCTAAAGCACTAGAAGCTGCGGGTGCTGCCTATATTCATATCTCCAGTGCCGGGCTGCATGTCAAACAGAACATTGATGTGAAGCCGAATTATCAGGTACCTTTTGCAGATGCGATCAAGAAAGTCGTGAATATTCCCGTGATTGCCGTGGGATTGATTACTGAAGCTAAGCAGGCAGAAGATATTTTACAAAAGGGCCAAGCCGACGCTATCGCACTGGCTCGTGCCATTCTTTATGATCCACATTGGCCTTGGCATGCAGCGGCAGCACTTGATGAAAAAATCAAGATTTCACCGCAATATCTGCGCTGCGCACCGCATGGTTTGAATCACCTGTTTGAGCCTTTTTAA
- the mscL gene encoding large conductance mechanosensitive channel protein MscL yields MSIIQEFKEFAIKGNMMDLAIGVIIGGAFSKIIDSLVKDIIMPLITVITGGGVDFTQKFFILGRNPDNLQSLDALTKAGVNVLTYGNFLTILINFLILAWVVFLLVKFMNRLRKQEGPVEETPTTPADIELLREIRDELKKRPPQV; encoded by the coding sequence ATGAGTATTATTCAAGAATTTAAAGAGTTTGCGATCAAAGGCAACATGATGGATCTGGCAATTGGTGTCATCATCGGTGGCGCTTTTAGCAAGATCATCGATTCATTGGTGAAAGACATTATTATGCCTTTAATTACCGTGATCACCGGTGGTGGCGTCGATTTTACGCAAAAATTCTTTATCTTAGGAAGAAACCCAGACAATTTACAATCTTTGGATGCCTTGACTAAGGCGGGTGTGAATGTACTGACTTACGGTAACTTTTTAACGATTTTAATTAATTTCTTAATTTTGGCCTGGGTCGTATTTTTATTGGTGAAATTCATGAACCGTTTACGTAAACAAGAAGGCCCAGTCGAGGAAACTCCGACTACCCCAGCCGATATTGAATTGCTGCGTGAAATTCGTGATGAATTGAAAAAGCGTCCACCTCAAGTCTAA